One Thermoanaerobaculia bacterium DNA segment encodes these proteins:
- a CDS encoding cytochrome c oxidase subunit 3 family protein: MSDRSMAGEAPAPRAHAVAHQFDDAAQQHEAGLLGMWTFLVTEILFFGGMFAGYTVYRSLYPNAFRAGSHAMNLQIGSINTAVLILSSLTMALAVHASQTGRKKPLVAYLSVTMLFGLIFLGFKAIEWTAEFREHHVPGPHFSFGGPDPVHSQIFFSFYFAMTGMHALHMVIGLGLMTFLLITARQGRYGPEYHAPVVVGGLYWHFVDIVWIFLYPLLYLIGARK; the protein is encoded by the coding sequence ATGTCTGATCGCTCGATGGCCGGCGAGGCCCCTGCCCCCCGGGCCCACGCGGTCGCGCACCAGTTCGACGACGCCGCGCAGCAGCACGAGGCGGGCCTCCTCGGCATGTGGACGTTCCTCGTCACCGAGATCCTCTTCTTCGGCGGAATGTTCGCCGGCTACACCGTCTACCGAAGCCTCTACCCGAACGCGTTCCGGGCCGGAAGCCACGCGATGAATCTCCAGATCGGGAGCATCAACACCGCCGTCCTGATCCTCTCGAGCCTGACGATGGCGCTCGCCGTCCACGCGTCTCAGACCGGGCGGAAGAAGCCGCTCGTCGCCTACCTTTCGGTCACGATGCTCTTCGGCCTGATCTTCCTCGGTTTCAAGGCGATCGAATGGACCGCGGAATTCCGGGAGCATCACGTCCCGGGGCCGCACTTCTCGTTCGGGGGCCCGGACCCCGTGCATTCCCAGATCTTCTTCTCGTTCTATTTCGCCATGACCGGGATGCATGCCCTGCACATGGTGATCGGTCTCGGGCTCATGACGTTTCTGCTGATCACCGCGCGGCAGGGGAGGTACGGACCCGAGTACCACGCGCCGGTCGTGGTCGGCGGCCTGTACTGGCACTTCGTCGACATCGTGTGGATCTTCCTCTACCCGCTGCTGTACCTGATCGGGGCGAGGAAATGA